Proteins encoded together in one Bradyrhizobium sp. PSBB068 window:
- a CDS encoding DMT family transporter → MDSVPLSLPARTSATRKAPARTDRPFKGIALILLSTVFLGTSDVTAKYLSSSLPSIEIAWIRFLVFALIMTPAMLPGTPLFALRSSRPGLHVLRGAALLGSSLIFITGLGFLPIAEASATSFVSPLFVTALSIAFLGERVGMRRWIATAVGLAGVFIILRPGTSAFHPAAVFPIVSALAWAGTLILTRMMSGSERPVTVMTYSSIVGVAIVSALVPFVWVTPSWHDIMFGILIGVASTVGQWIVVLAFRYGDASVLAPFSYTQLLWVSVLGFLIFGEVPDRWTILGAGFIVASGLYTAHRERIRRSQLLDVASEPSPNA, encoded by the coding sequence CTGGACAGCGTTCCCCTTTCATTGCCTGCAAGGACGTCCGCAACGCGCAAAGCGCCTGCGCGCACCGACCGGCCGTTCAAGGGCATTGCGCTGATCCTGCTGTCGACGGTGTTTCTCGGCACCTCCGACGTCACCGCAAAATATCTCTCGTCCTCGCTGCCTTCGATCGAGATCGCCTGGATCCGCTTCCTGGTGTTCGCGCTGATCATGACGCCGGCCATGCTGCCGGGCACGCCGCTGTTCGCATTGCGCAGCAGCCGTCCCGGCTTGCATGTGCTGCGCGGCGCCGCGCTGCTCGGCTCCTCCCTGATCTTCATCACGGGGCTGGGCTTCCTGCCGATCGCCGAGGCCTCGGCGACGAGCTTCGTCTCGCCGCTGTTCGTCACCGCGCTGTCAATCGCCTTTCTCGGCGAGAGGGTCGGGATGCGGCGCTGGATCGCGACCGCGGTGGGCCTCGCCGGCGTGTTCATCATCCTGCGGCCGGGCACCAGCGCCTTCCATCCCGCCGCGGTCTTCCCGATCGTCTCGGCGCTGGCCTGGGCCGGCACGCTGATCCTGACGCGTATGATGAGCGGCAGCGAGCGTCCGGTCACCGTGATGACCTATTCGTCCATCGTCGGCGTCGCCATCGTCAGCGCGCTGGTGCCGTTCGTCTGGGTCACGCCGAGCTGGCACGACATCATGTTCGGTATCCTGATCGGCGTTGCCTCCACGGTCGGACAGTGGATCGTGGTGCTGGCGTTCCGCTATGGCGACGCGTCGGTGCTCGCGCCGTTCTCCTACACGCAGTTGCTCTGGGTCAGCGTCCTCGGCTTCCTGATCTTCGGCGAGGTGCCCGACCGCTGGACCATCCTCGGCGCCGGCTTCATCGTCGCCTCCGGCCTCTACACCGCGCATCGCGAGCGCATCCGCCGCTCGCAATTGCTGGATGTGGCCAGCGAGCCGTCGCCGAACGCCTGA
- a CDS encoding autotransporter domain-containing protein, whose product MVVTSPGVTIRNSGSISGGAGGSGGAQVSDVYSNQGEPSTGGTRGRPGAAGTGGSGIVGGGLTIINSGTITGGGGPGVQGNAIGFTGGANTLTSSGGALSGNLGIANGVGASLTFLQTSAAGATGDVTISRITGLTGGATDASVAVKLDGGRSLIITGASTYTGGTSVSDGSRLVLRNSNALGSGTLTMGETLAGLTKLMLDGNGINIANRVVINSDPVITVATGTTNTMSGPISGAGDIVLNGGGTLVLSGANTYTGGTTICGTACGIAGGSSVLQVGVDTVGTPGAIVSSAIGTGLLTFDGGTLQAGGNYTIANNAQINATGGTIDANGYTFTYSGNISGAGGLSVLGASAFLGRVVLTGSNTYAGGTTICSCATLQLGDASHTASIVGEVTVNGRFEIVNANTAGITKIVNDGSIGFGSTTFHNSTTASTAVIVNRNYGATVFRDSSTAGNSTITNGNNGGSQFFEFSSAASAKITTSATGYLAFFQNSTAANAAIDNSGLTYFGTSNFSSTEAPTAGNATITNRSGGSLIFDAYATAGNATITNRSGGSLIFDAYATAGNATITTASGASVKFFGNSTGGNAQFITQGTGYVDFGGSLGPNGDGRITAGSIAGSGIYYIGGGNTLTVGGNNLSTNVSGVIADVDPCGCGPAGPANLEKTGSGTLTLSGVTTYTGTTVVNGGVLQIDGSIVSSSSVTVNSGGALTGIGTVGNTTIASGGILLPGNAVPGTFLNVAGNLAFQSGALYLVGLNSTASTSARVTGTATLAGSVGASVAAGSTIARQYTILSAAGGRSGTFAGVDSTGLPSGLVATLGYDANNAYLNFALDYGATSKLNVNQGNVATTLQNFFNANGGINLMYAGLSPNGLTQASGEGATGSQQATFNAMNLFLGLLADPFVAGRDGGVGGGAVPFAEESATLAYAARSTEPRDALAAIYAKAPPPQLDFAQRWSVWAAGYGGSQSTSGNAVLGSNNTTSSVYGTAVGADYRFSPNTIAGVALAGGGTSFATNGLGWGRSDLFQAGAFLRHNIGAAYLSAALAYGWQDITTDRVVTAAGTDRLRANFNANAWSGRLEGGYRYVTPWLGLTPYAAAQFTSFELPAYAESVVSGGGAFALNYAGKSVTDVRSELGLRTDKSFAVDGGLMTLRGRVAWAHDFNPSRSAAAVFQALPGSAFVVNGAAQASEAALTTAALEMRWRNGWSVGATFEGEFSSVTQSYAGKGVMRYTW is encoded by the coding sequence ATCGTCGTCACGTCGCCGGGCGTAACGATCAGGAATTCCGGCTCGATCTCCGGTGGCGCCGGCGGTAGCGGCGGCGCACAGGTGTCCGATGTCTACTCGAATCAAGGCGAGCCGTCCACCGGCGGCACGCGGGGGAGGCCCGGTGCAGCAGGCACGGGCGGTTCCGGGATCGTCGGTGGCGGCTTGACCATCATCAACAGCGGAACGATTACCGGCGGCGGTGGCCCGGGCGTGCAGGGCAACGCGATCGGCTTCACCGGCGGTGCCAATACGCTGACGTCGAGCGGCGGAGCGCTGTCCGGCAATCTCGGCATTGCCAATGGCGTCGGCGCCAGCCTGACCTTCCTGCAGACCAGCGCGGCCGGCGCCACCGGCGATGTAACCATCTCTCGCATCACCGGCCTCACGGGCGGCGCCACTGACGCCTCGGTTGCGGTCAAGCTGGACGGCGGGCGCTCGCTGATCATCACCGGCGCCAGTACCTACACCGGCGGCACCTCGGTGAGCGACGGATCGAGACTCGTCCTCCGTAACAGCAATGCGCTTGGCAGCGGCACGCTGACGATGGGCGAGACGCTTGCCGGGCTCACCAAACTGATGCTGGACGGCAACGGCATCAACATCGCCAACCGCGTCGTCATCAACAGCGATCCTGTCATCACCGTCGCGACCGGCACCACCAACACGATGTCGGGGCCGATCAGCGGCGCCGGCGACATCGTGCTCAACGGGGGCGGCACGCTGGTGCTGTCCGGCGCCAATACATACACCGGCGGCACCACGATCTGCGGCACTGCGTGCGGCATTGCCGGCGGCAGCAGCGTGCTGCAAGTCGGCGTCGACACCGTGGGTACGCCGGGCGCGATCGTCTCGTCGGCGATCGGCACCGGCCTGCTCACCTTCGATGGCGGGACGCTGCAGGCCGGCGGCAATTACACGATCGCGAACAACGCACAGATCAATGCCACCGGCGGCACCATCGATGCCAACGGATACACCTTCACTTACTCGGGCAACATTAGCGGCGCCGGTGGACTGTCAGTGCTGGGCGCTTCGGCCTTCCTCGGCCGCGTGGTCTTGACAGGCTCCAACACCTATGCCGGCGGCACCACGATCTGCAGTTGCGCAACGCTGCAACTCGGCGACGCCAGCCACACCGCCTCGATCGTCGGCGAAGTCACTGTCAATGGCAGGTTCGAGATCGTGAACGCCAACACGGCGGGCATCACCAAGATCGTCAACGACGGCTCCATCGGGTTCGGCAGCACGACGTTCCACAATTCCACGACGGCGTCGACGGCTGTGATTGTCAACCGGAATTACGGCGCCACGGTGTTTCGCGACAGCAGCACTGCGGGCAATTCCACCATTACCAATGGTAACAACGGCGGTTCGCAGTTCTTCGAATTTTCGTCGGCGGCGTCGGCGAAGATAACGACGTCCGCCACCGGCTATCTTGCGTTCTTCCAGAACAGCACCGCGGCGAACGCGGCCATCGACAACAGCGGCCTGACCTATTTCGGCACGTCGAACTTCAGCTCGACCGAGGCGCCGACCGCGGGCAACGCGACGATCACCAACCGATCCGGCGGTTCGCTGATCTTTGACGCCTATGCAACGGCCGGCAACGCGACGATCACCAACCGATCCGGCGGTTCGCTGATCTTTGACGCCTACGCGACGGCCGGCAACGCCACGATCACCACCGCGAGCGGCGCCAGCGTCAAGTTCTTCGGTAATTCGACCGGCGGCAACGCGCAATTCATCACCCAGGGAACTGGCTATGTGGACTTTGGCGGCAGCCTTGGACCGAACGGCGACGGCCGCATCACGGCAGGCTCGATCGCGGGCTCGGGCATCTACTATATCGGCGGCGGCAATACACTCACGGTCGGCGGCAACAATCTCTCGACCAATGTCAGCGGCGTGATCGCCGATGTGGATCCCTGCGGCTGCGGCCCGGCCGGCCCCGCCAATCTGGAGAAGACCGGCAGCGGCACGCTGACCTTGTCGGGCGTTACCACCTATACCGGCACTACCGTCGTCAACGGCGGCGTCCTGCAGATCGACGGCTCGATCGTGTCGTCGAGCTCGGTGACGGTGAATTCAGGTGGTGCGCTCACAGGCATCGGTACCGTCGGCAATACGACGATTGCAAGCGGCGGCATCCTGCTGCCCGGCAATGCAGTGCCGGGCACGTTCCTCAACGTGGCAGGTAATCTCGCCTTCCAATCCGGTGCGCTTTATCTTGTCGGGCTCAATTCCACCGCGTCGACATCAGCCAGGGTGACCGGCACCGCGACGCTGGCCGGCTCGGTCGGCGCCAGCGTTGCCGCCGGCAGCACGATCGCCAGGCAATACACCATCCTGTCGGCGGCCGGCGGCCGCAGCGGCACCTTCGCCGGCGTCGATTCGACCGGGCTGCCGTCGGGTCTGGTCGCAACGCTCGGCTATGACGCGAACAATGCCTATCTCAACTTCGCGCTCGATTACGGCGCAACATCGAAGCTCAACGTCAATCAGGGCAATGTCGCCACCACGCTGCAGAATTTCTTCAATGCCAATGGCGGGATCAACTTGATGTATGCCGGGCTGTCGCCGAATGGCCTGACGCAGGCCTCGGGCGAGGGTGCGACCGGATCGCAACAAGCGACGTTCAACGCAATGAACCTGTTCCTCGGGCTGCTGGCCGATCCGTTCGTCGCTGGGCGCGATGGCGGTGTCGGTGGGGGCGCCGTGCCGTTCGCCGAGGAGAGCGCAACGTTGGCCTATGCGGCGCGCAGCACCGAGCCGCGCGATGCGCTGGCCGCCATCTATGCCAAGGCGCCGCCGCCGCAACTCGATTTCGCGCAGCGCTGGAGCGTCTGGGCGGCCGGCTATGGCGGCTCGCAGAGCACCAGCGGCAATGCGGTGCTGGGTTCCAACAACACGACGAGCAGCGTCTATGGCACCGCGGTCGGCGCCGACTATCGCTTCTCGCCGAACACGATCGCCGGTGTTGCTCTCGCCGGCGGCGGCACCAGCTTCGCCACCAACGGTCTCGGCTGGGGCCGCTCCGACCTGTTCCAGGCTGGCGCCTTCCTGCGCCACAACATCGGTGCCGCCTATCTCAGTGCGGCACTCGCCTATGGCTGGCAGGACATCACGACCGACCGCGTCGTCACTGCCGCGGGCACCGATCGTCTGCGCGCCAACTTCAATGCCAATGCGTGGTCGGGCCGGCTCGAAGGCGGCTATCGGTACGTGACGCCGTGGCTGGGGCTGACGCCGTACGCGGCCGCCCAGTTCACCAGCTTCGAGCTGCCGGCCTATGCGGAGAGTGTGGTCTCCGGCGGCGGCGCCTTCGCGCTGAACTATGCGGGCAAGAGCGTCACCGATGTCAGGAGCGAGCTCGGCCTGCGCACCGACAAATCCTTCGCGGTGGATGGCGGCCTCATGACGCTGCGCGGCCGCGTCGCCTGGGCGCACGACTTCAACCCGAGCCGCAGCGCCGCGGCCGTGTTCCAGGCGCTGCCCGGCTCGGCGTTTGTGGTCAACGGCGCGGCGCAGGCCAGCGAGGCCGCGCTGACCACGGCTGCGCTCGAGATGCGGTGGCGCAACGGCTGGTCGGTGGGGGCGACCTTCGAAGGCGAGTTCTCCAGCGTGACCCAGTCCTACGCCGGCAAGGGTGTTATGCGCTATACGTGGTGA
- a CDS encoding zinc-binding dehydrogenase, with protein MRAAIFRNGEIVVDQMPEPKPGAGQVLVKSLACGICGSDLHARKHAHRMVELSKFLPGRTPMDLSRDVVFGHEFCCEILDYGPGTTRKLKPGTRVCSLPALLTPEGPKGVGYSNDYPGAYAEQMLLSEPLLLEVPNGLAAEHAALTEPLAVGVHAVAMAGIKGGEVPLVIGCGPVGLAVIAALKIRGLGPIVAADYSPARRLLAEKMGADVVVDPAKTQPYASWAEHAQMSEAEKAARPPMQALLPPLKPALIFECVGVPGVLQQVFEGAPRSARVVVVGVCMETDKSEPMLGIIKELNVQYVLGYTPEEFAYSLRLIAEGQVDAASLVTGRVGIDGVAQAFADLANPEAHTKILVEPWR; from the coding sequence ATGCGCGCAGCGATCTTCAGAAACGGCGAGATTGTCGTCGATCAGATGCCGGAGCCGAAGCCGGGCGCCGGCCAGGTGCTGGTCAAATCGCTCGCCTGCGGCATCTGCGGTTCCGATCTGCACGCGCGCAAGCATGCCCACCGCATGGTGGAGCTGAGCAAGTTCCTGCCCGGCCGCACGCCGATGGACCTGTCCCGGGACGTCGTGTTCGGCCACGAGTTCTGCTGCGAGATTCTCGATTATGGTCCGGGCACCACGCGCAAGCTGAAGCCCGGCACGCGGGTCTGCTCGCTGCCGGCGCTGCTGACGCCGGAGGGCCCGAAGGGCGTCGGCTATTCCAACGATTATCCTGGGGCCTATGCCGAGCAGATGCTGCTCAGCGAGCCGCTGCTGCTTGAAGTGCCGAACGGGCTTGCCGCCGAGCACGCCGCGCTCACCGAGCCACTGGCGGTCGGTGTGCATGCGGTGGCGATGGCCGGCATCAAGGGCGGCGAGGTGCCGCTGGTGATCGGCTGCGGGCCGGTTGGGCTCGCAGTGATCGCGGCGTTGAAGATCAGGGGGCTCGGCCCGATCGTCGCTGCGGATTATTCGCCGGCGCGGCGGCTGCTTGCCGAGAAGATGGGCGCCGATGTCGTGGTCGATCCGGCGAAGACGCAGCCCTATGCGAGCTGGGCCGAGCACGCCCAGATGTCCGAAGCCGAGAAGGCCGCGCGGCCGCCGATGCAGGCGCTGCTGCCGCCGCTGAAGCCCGCGCTGATCTTCGAATGCGTCGGCGTGCCCGGCGTGCTGCAGCAGGTGTTCGAGGGCGCGCCGCGCAGCGCCCGCGTCGTCGTGGTCGGCGTCTGCATGGAGACCGACAAGTCCGAACCGATGCTCGGCATCATCAAGGAGCTCAACGTCCAGTACGTGCTCGGCTACACGCCCGAGGAGTTCGCCTATTCGCTGCGCCTGATCGCTGAAGGCCAGGTCGATGCCGCCTCGCTGGTCACCGGCCGCGTCGGCATCGACGGCGTCGCGCAGGCCTTTGCCGATCTCGCCAATCCCGAGGCCCATACCAAGATCCTGGTCGAGCCGTGGCGTTGA
- a CDS encoding SDR family oxidoreductase — MRVSIITGGGSGIGAAVARRLAGPDQSLMLHGQGADAAGLARLNAVAEQCRAKGAKVEIQTGDLAAAGAGAALVEAARAAFGPIDSIVHAAGFADRREFASLPRAALERAFAVMAAAFHEIAAAALADLTRSAQGRVVAVSSFGPHRFVPGATYPGSAAAKAALEVLVKSLAIELAVSGATSNAVMPGYTRKDPGLLGALDTATWDRVAKANPMQRLAEPDEVAAVVAFLLSSDAAHVTGATLPVDGGLTLM, encoded by the coding sequence ATGCGCGTTTCAATCATCACGGGAGGCGGCTCCGGCATCGGTGCTGCGGTCGCGCGCCGGCTCGCCGGCCCCGATCAATCCCTGATGCTGCACGGCCAAGGCGCTGACGCCGCTGGCCTTGCCCGGCTGAATGCGGTTGCCGAGCAATGCCGCGCCAAAGGCGCCAAGGTCGAGATCCAGACCGGCGATCTCGCCGCGGCCGGTGCCGGCGCCGCGCTGGTCGAGGCAGCGCGCGCCGCGTTCGGGCCGATCGACAGCATCGTGCACGCCGCGGGCTTTGCCGACCGCCGCGAATTCGCTAGCCTGCCGCGCGCGGCGCTGGAGCGCGCCTTCGCCGTGATGGCAGCGGCCTTCCACGAGATCGCTGCCGCCGCGCTGGCCGACCTCACGCGCAGCGCGCAAGGCCGCGTCGTCGCGGTCTCCAGTTTCGGGCCGCATCGCTTCGTGCCGGGAGCCACCTATCCGGGATCGGCCGCGGCGAAGGCCGCGCTCGAAGTGCTGGTGAAGTCCCTGGCGATCGAACTCGCTGTATCAGGCGCCACATCCAATGCCGTGATGCCCGGCTATACGCGCAAGGACCCCGGCCTGCTCGGCGCGCTCGATACCGCGACCTGGGATCGCGTCGCGAAAGCCAATCCGATGCAGCGGCTGGCCGAGCCCGACGAGGTCGCCGCCGTCGTCGCCTTCCTGCTGTCGTCGGACGCTGCCCACGTCACCGGCGCGACGCTGCCGGTCGATGGCGGGCTCACCCTGATGTAA
- a CDS encoding amino acid ABC transporter permease yields the protein MNYVWDFGILAKYSHLFWLGLGWTIAYTIGTIILGTLIGLIVGMLRLRRIPVIDWLLIAYIELFRCTPLLVQIIWFYYAFPVVIGVNIPAHVAAVSVLSLYGGAFYAEIVRGSIESVPVGQWDAAKALGFRGWRLMRLVILPQALKPMMAPYVNQSVTQLKNTSLVSIIAVPDLVYNATLINADTYRPLEVYTIVALIYFAILFPSTLVARRLERGLTYDKV from the coding sequence ATGAACTACGTCTGGGATTTCGGGATCCTCGCCAAGTACAGCCATCTGTTCTGGCTCGGGCTCGGCTGGACCATTGCTTACACGATCGGCACCATCATCCTGGGCACCTTGATCGGTCTGATCGTCGGCATGCTGCGGCTGCGGCGCATTCCCGTGATCGACTGGCTGCTGATCGCCTATATCGAATTGTTCCGTTGCACGCCGCTGCTGGTGCAGATCATCTGGTTCTACTACGCCTTTCCGGTCGTGATCGGCGTCAACATCCCGGCGCATGTCGCGGCCGTCAGCGTGCTGTCGCTCTATGGCGGCGCATTCTATGCCGAGATCGTGCGCGGCTCGATCGAGAGCGTGCCGGTCGGGCAGTGGGACGCGGCGAAGGCGCTCGGCTTTCGCGGCTGGCGCCTGATGCGGCTCGTGATCCTGCCGCAGGCGCTGAAGCCGATGATGGCGCCCTATGTCAACCAGTCGGTGACGCAGCTCAAGAACACCTCGCTGGTCTCGATCATTGCGGTGCCCGATCTGGTCTACAACGCGACGCTGATCAACGCCGACACCTATCGGCCGCTCGAGGTCTACACCATCGTCGCGCTGATCTACTTTGCGATCCTGTTCCCGTCGACGCTGGTGGCGCGCCGGCTGGAGCGCGGGCTGACCTACGACAAGGTGTGA
- a CDS encoding transporter substrate-binding domain-containing protein: MTQSDDVKISEDRRDALRYALGIGSGVALAAAMATPAAAQAQADNTLDRIRATKVLRIAVLPGELPYFNKDLATGTWSGFSIEMANDLAKLLDVKLEYVESTYGNSILDLQANKIDLGFALNPTPQRALVVDFTNLVFPHPFGAMLKKGLEAKTWADINKPEVKIAVDVGSANEAVARRFAPNATIKSLKSRDEVMLEMSSGRVDCVVNALVLGLTAIAKNPNLGTYKILTSPSVTIASGTAVRREQDKRWRDFLSVWIDYNRGIGQMREWFVKGLGLAGVKAEDVPVELNI, translated from the coding sequence TTGACTCAATCCGACGATGTGAAGATTTCCGAAGATCGCCGCGACGCGCTGCGCTATGCGCTCGGGATCGGCAGCGGCGTGGCGCTCGCGGCCGCGATGGCAACCCCGGCCGCAGCGCAAGCCCAAGCCGACAACACGCTGGATCGCATCCGCGCCACCAAGGTGCTGCGGATCGCGGTGCTGCCCGGCGAGCTGCCCTATTTCAACAAGGATCTCGCCACCGGCACCTGGTCCGGCTTCTCGATCGAGATGGCCAACGACCTCGCGAAACTGCTCGACGTCAAGCTGGAATATGTCGAGTCGACCTACGGCAATTCGATTCTGGATCTGCAGGCCAACAAGATCGACCTCGGCTTCGCGCTCAACCCGACGCCGCAGCGCGCACTGGTGGTCGATTTCACCAACCTGGTGTTCCCGCATCCGTTCGGCGCGATGCTGAAGAAGGGGCTGGAGGCAAAAACCTGGGCCGACATCAACAAGCCGGAGGTCAAGATCGCAGTCGACGTCGGCTCGGCCAATGAGGCGGTGGCGCGGCGCTTTGCGCCGAACGCCACCATCAAGTCGCTGAAGTCGCGCGACGAGGTGATGCTGGAAATGTCGTCGGGCCGCGTCGATTGCGTAGTCAACGCGCTGGTGCTCGGGCTGACCGCGATCGCCAAGAACCCGAACCTGGGCACCTACAAGATCCTGACCTCACCGTCGGTGACGATCGCGAGCGGCACGGCGGTGCGGCGCGAGCAGGACAAGCGCTGGCGCGATTTCCTCTCGGTGTGGATCGACTACAACCGCGGCATCGGCCAGATGCGCGAATGGTTCGTCAAGGGCCTTGGACTTGCCGGCGTCAAGGCGGAGGACGTCCCGGTGGAGCTGAATATCTGA
- the ppk2 gene encoding polyphosphate kinase 2, translating to MTAPHLTDEAAHEEALREEALRARIHQEMADNLDEELELELDDIRLDELDHDGEAGKPSIDRKFYFRELLRLQGELVKLQDWVQHEKKKVVVLFEGRDSAGKGGVIKRITQRLNPRVCRIAALPAPNERERTQWYFQRYVSHLPAGGEIVLFDRSWYNRAGVEKVMGFCTDEQYEEFFNSVPDFERMLIRSGTILLKYWFSITDEEQAFRFSMRIQDPLKQWKLSPMDVEARTRWELYTKAKETMLERTHLPDSPWWIVDAVDKKRARLNCISHLLSQIPYQHVAHQPVVLPPRVRNPDYHRGPIPPEMFVPGRY from the coding sequence ATGACCGCTCCCCACCTCACCGACGAAGCCGCCCACGAGGAAGCACTGCGTGAGGAAGCCTTGCGCGCCCGCATCCATCAGGAGATGGCCGACAATCTCGACGAGGAACTCGAGCTCGAACTCGACGACATCAGGCTCGACGAGCTCGACCATGACGGGGAAGCCGGAAAGCCGTCGATCGACCGCAAGTTCTACTTCCGCGAATTGCTGCGGCTGCAGGGCGAGCTGGTCAAGCTGCAGGACTGGGTGCAGCACGAGAAGAAGAAGGTCGTCGTGCTGTTTGAGGGCCGCGATTCCGCCGGCAAGGGCGGCGTCATCAAGCGCATCACCCAGCGGCTCAACCCGCGCGTCTGCCGCATCGCGGCGCTGCCGGCGCCGAACGAGCGCGAGCGCACGCAATGGTACTTCCAGCGCTATGTCTCGCACCTGCCGGCCGGCGGCGAGATCGTGCTGTTCGACCGCAGCTGGTACAACCGCGCCGGCGTCGAGAAGGTGATGGGATTCTGCACCGACGAGCAGTATGAGGAGTTCTTCAACTCGGTGCCGGACTTCGAGCGCATGCTGATCCGCTCCGGAACCATCCTGCTGAAATACTGGTTCTCGATCACCGACGAGGAGCAGGCATTCCGCTTCTCGATGCGGATCCAGGATCCGCTGAAGCAATGGAAGCTGAGCCCGATGGACGTCGAGGCGAGGACCCGCTGGGAGCTCTACACCAAGGCCAAGGAGACGATGCTGGAGCGCACCCACCTGCCGGACTCGCCGTGGTGGATCGTCGATGCCGTCGACAAGAAGCGCGCCCGGCTCAACTGCATCTCGCATCTGTTGAGCCAGATCCCCTATCAGCACGTCGCCCACCAACCGGTGGTGCTGCCGCCGCGGGTGCGCAACCCCGACTATCACCGCGGTCCGATCCCGCCGGAGATGTTCGTGCCGGGACGGTATTGA
- a CDS encoding fumarylacetoacetate hydrolase family protein produces the protein MISLTPKDVLPEDGTAGALVGRVWLPQAGGPAVVAVRADGVFDVTARFPTVSALCEEADPAAALRATRGERIGDFETILANTPPDRRDATKPHLLAPVDLQVLKAAGVTFAISMLERVIEERARGNPSSAEAIRKEVVRLVGDDLSKLKPGSEQAMRLKQVLIDQNAWSQYLEVGIGPDAEVFTKAPTLSSVGTGMDAGLHPKSTWNNPEPEVVLVVSGAGKIVGAALGNDVNLRDFEGRSALLLSKAKDNNASCAIGPLLRLFDQTFSLDDVRKMDVGLTVTGTDGFVLEGHSSISKISRDPTDLVAQTIGPVHQYPDGFALFLGTMFAPVKDRDAKGEGFTHKRDDIVTIAAPQLGKLVNRMRGSDECEPWTFGVGALMKNLAQRKVL, from the coding sequence ATGATTTCGCTCACGCCAAAAGACGTCCTGCCGGAGGACGGCACCGCCGGCGCGCTGGTCGGACGGGTCTGGCTGCCGCAGGCGGGCGGACCGGCCGTGGTTGCGGTGCGGGCGGACGGCGTGTTCGACGTCACCGCGCGTTTCCCCACCGTGAGCGCGCTCTGCGAGGAAGCCGATCCCGCTGCCGCATTGCGCGCCACGCGCGGCGAGCGGATCGGCGATTTCGAGACGATCCTCGCCAACACGCCGCCCGACCGCCGCGACGCGACCAAGCCGCATCTGCTCGCGCCGGTCGACCTGCAGGTGCTGAAGGCCGCCGGCGTCACCTTTGCGATCTCGATGCTGGAGCGCGTGATCGAGGAGCGGGCGCGCGGCAATCCGTCCTCGGCGGAGGCGATCCGCAAGGAAGTGGTGCGCCTCGTCGGTGACGATCTCTCCAAGCTGAAGCCCGGCTCCGAGCAGGCGATGCGGCTGAAGCAGGTGCTGATCGATCAGAATGCCTGGAGCCAGTATCTGGAGGTCGGCATCGGTCCCGATGCCGAAGTGTTCACCAAGGCGCCGACACTGTCCTCGGTCGGCACCGGCATGGATGCCGGGCTGCATCCGAAGTCGACCTGGAACAATCCCGAGCCGGAGGTCGTGCTCGTCGTCTCCGGCGCCGGCAAGATCGTCGGCGCCGCGCTCGGCAACGACGTCAATCTGCGCGACTTCGAGGGCCGCTCGGCGCTGCTGCTGTCGAAGGCCAAGGACAACAATGCCTCCTGCGCCATCGGTCCGCTGCTGCGGCTGTTCGATCAGACGTTCTCGCTCGACGACGTCAGGAAGATGGATGTCGGCCTGACCGTGACCGGCACCGATGGCTTCGTGCTCGAGGGCCATTCCTCGATCTCCAAGATCAGCCGCGACCCGACCGATCTGGTCGCGCAAACCATCGGCCCCGTGCATCAATATCCCGACGGCTTTGCGCTGTTCCTCGGCACGATGTTCGCGCCGGTGAAGGACCGCGACGCCAAGGGCGAGGGCTTCACCCACAAGCGCGACGACATCGTCACCATCGCGGCGCCTCAGCTCGGCAAGCTCGTCAACCGCATGCGCGGCAGCGACGAATGCGAGCCGTGGACGTTCGGCGTCGGTGCGTTGATGAAGAACCTGGCGCAGCGCAAGGTGCTGTGA